Proteins from one Microcaecilia unicolor chromosome 2, aMicUni1.1, whole genome shotgun sequence genomic window:
- the ENAM gene encoding LOW QUALITY PROTEIN: enamelin (The sequence of the model RefSeq protein was modified relative to this genomic sequence to represent the inferred CDS: inserted 2 bases in 1 codon; deleted 2 bases in 1 codon; substituted 1 base at 1 genomic stop codon) produces the protein MENEDAGEPVKKEPKAESPVPDAATNSTVSTPNSTAASPPEANQGTNTTNSRSSPASNGASAPKPNQSGNPSISTPTVPNQRNQGGSTLHSNGPNLPSNRGGPPHGDPHPRFPQVKQATGGGGGPLGPRENSPGYGAHPRQANTRNNPLVIPESKQSVRTGNPSNANINPQGYRGNFPVNAVNRSNHRGSSQVPSNSKYPEQTRGVAPNPRYSPSGNDDYFQHLGKNPSAQRGMREFPTINPTGQRRISPPYRGDIPDYRTSIPQTEDRYPDPDFKSLQQNENSLYPREDTYTFPSQQFPKGIFLDQSIKSSYPDNNPTDQMRNVHNNWDQEESSPHPGTRPSIPHENVPYPEVEPSVQQEISPSARNDFWNNRDSIPVFEAAQSRQQQTSPYRERYLYPDNDPYDEPGNSFQPRSSTWMNRENSYRGYLGQRGRPSDGNFYLENDPVDQRGHIPYADRNTWDYGTSFPVYEANQNSPPDQQGTIFYPEGYAFSPGENSPHDRSTAWTQERYPPDQNPTRHRGNSPYLSHDRPILYPQNQPFDRRTTWRREEHFPNYSMGPPRQTDYVPYRSNTPYGHRENIPYSSGNAWDIESNSPVHNRLLPPSERNSWDYYNQDIAPSTQLENSVYFRSHPAGMRGNPPHHEGRDWGYGGEQSTTPESSPTTYKGITAYTSVTKLCCKDSLPPPSPRENVLALKDNSRREKRGSSKYPDSNHSQHTNHASSPQESQATKQNNSLSSERNISGPGESLLLKQRNNTSNLTYPEVDSNLNTTMPLWRYNHEGEEPNVTEATETNPLRKQPKVMGSKRQRVNLSTKRKNHEKKIRNEKXNSDVDWKQRLSNHVRXGNNMRSSNMRTPPLVTGVSGDPPNPEKNASSSHRASGIRNNRNQQISSYCSKISTY, from the exons ATGGAAAATGAAGACGCAGGTGAACCTGTAAAGAAAGAACCCAAAGCAGAAAGCCCTGTACCAGACGCTGCAACTAACTCAACAGTTTCTACTCCTAATTCAACAGCTGCCAGTCCACCAGAAGCAAATCAGGGGACAAATACAACAAACAGTAGAAGTTCTCCAGCTAGTAATGGAGCCAGTGCTCCAAAACCCAATCAAAGTGGAAATCCTTCAATTTCTACTCCCACTGTTCCAAATCAGCGAAACCAAGGAGGCAGCACATTACATAGCAATGGGCCTAATCTGCCAAGCAATAGAGGTGGTCCTCCACATGGAGATCCTCATCCACGCTTCCCTCAAGTTAAACAAGCAACTGGAGGTGGAGGTGGTCCATTAGGGCCTAGAGAAAATTCACCTGGATATGGAGCTCATCCACGACAAGCAAACACCAGGAATAATCCACTAGTGATTCCTGAAAGTAAGCAATCAGTTCGTACAGGAAACCCATCAAATGCTAATATAAATCCTCAAGGTTATAGAggaaatttccctgtaaatgcagTAAATCGCTCAAATCACAGAGGAAGTTCACAAGTTCCTAGTAACAGTAAGTACCCAGAACAAACAAGAGGTGTAGCCCCAAATCCTAGGTATAGCCCATCAGGTAATGATGACTATTTCCAACATCTTGGCAAGAATCCATCAGCTCAAAGAGGTATGAGAGAGTTCCCTACCATTAACCCAACTGGGCAGAGAAGAATTTCACCACCATACAGAGGAGATATACCAGACTACAGAACAAGTATTCCACAAACAGAAGACAGATATCCTGATCCTGATTTCAAATCATTACAACAAAATGAAAACTCTCTTTACCCAAGGGAAGACACTTATACATTTCCAAGCCAACAATTTCCAAAGGGCATTTTTTTGGATCAAAGTATAAAATCTTCTTATCCAGACAATAATCCAACAGACCAGATGAGAAATGTACACAATAACTGGGACCAAGAAGAAAGTTCTCCCCATCCTGGAACAAGACCCTCTATTCCTCATGAAAATGTGCCATATCCAGAAGTAGAGCCATCAGTTCAACAAGAAATATCACCCTCTGCTAGAAATGACTTCTGGAACAACAGAGACAGCATTCCAGTGTTTGAAGCAGCACAATCAAGGCAGCAGCAAACATCACCATACAGGGAAAGGTATTTATATCCTGATAATGACCCATATGATGAACCAGGAAATTCATTTCAGCCTAGAAGTAGTACATGGATGAACAGAGAAAACTCCTATAGGGGTTACTTAGGGCAACGTGGGAGGCCATCAGATGGTAATTTCTACCTTGAAAATGATCCAGTTGATCAGAGAGGTCACATCCCTTATGCTGACAGAAACACGTGGGATTATGGAACAAGCTTTCCAGTTTATGAAGCAAACCAAAACTCTCCTCCAGATCAACAAGGAACAATCTTCTATCCCGAAGGTTATGCATTTAGTCCGGGAGAGAACTCTCCTCATGACAGAAGTACAGCATGGACCCAAGAAAGGTATCCTCCAGATCAAAATCCCACAAGACATAGAGGAAACTCACCATATCTCTCACATGACCGTCCCATATTATATCCCCAAAACCAACCATTTGACAGAAGGACTACATGGAGGCGAGAAGAACATTTTCCAAATTATAGTATGGGTCCTCCAAGGCAAACAGATTATGTACCCTATCGTTCAAATACTCCTTATGGCCACAGAGAGAATATACCATATTCTTCAGGGAATGCTTGGGATATTGAAAGTAATTCGCCAGTGCATAATAGATTGCTACCACCTTCTGAGAGAAATTCTTGGGACTATTATAATCAAGATATAGCGCCATCAACTCAGTTGGAAAATTCAGTGTACTTCAGAAGCCATCCAGCAGGCATGAGAGGAAATCCACCCCATCATGAAGGCAGGGACTGGGGCTATGGTGGTGAGCAAAGTACAACCCCAGAAAGCAGCCCAACAACTTACAAAGGAATTACAGCATATACTTCAGTCACTAAATTATGTTGTAAGGAtagtcttcctcctccttctccaagAGAAAATGTCTTAGCACTAAAAGACAACTCTCGACGAGAAAAAAGAGGAAGTTCAAAATATCCTGACAGTAATCATTCACAACACACCAATCATGCTAGCTCCCCACAAGAAAGCCAggctacaaaacaaaacaactccTTAAGCTCTGAAAGAAATATATCAGGTCCAGGAGAAAGTCTTCTGTTAAAACAGAGAAACAATACATCTAATTTAACCTATCCTGAGGTTGACTCAAATCTGAACACAACTATGCCTTTGTGGAGGTACAATCATGAAGGTGAGGAACCAAACGTTACTGAAGCCACTGAAACAAATCCACTTCGCAAGCAACCTAAAGTGATGGGATCAAAAAGGCAGCGTGTAAATCTGTCCActaaaagaaagaatcatgaaaaAAAGATCAGGAATGAAAAGTAAAACAGTGATGTTGACTGGAAGCAGCGTTTATCAAACCATGTGAG AGGTAACAACATGAGGTCTTCCAACATGAGGACCCCTCCTTTGGTAACTGGAGTGAGTGGCGATCCTccaaatccagaa aaaaatgcatcctCATCCCATCGTGCATCAGGAATCAGAAACAATAGAAATCAACAAATATCAAGCTATTGTTCCAAAATTAGCACTTATTAA